Proteins found in one Campylobacter canadensis genomic segment:
- a CDS encoding peptidylprolyl isomerase → MKKLSLVLAGIFCGLSLNAATIATYNGGEITSEEVAPYLAQLTQNQIQDISVLPKEAQEGLIKEILIKKLLAKEAIKNKYDQSKEFKTILASAKEILLAQEYLLQQFKSIKISDKEIKDYYNSHLQDFVLPEAVKTKHILVKSEKEAKDIIAQLKGLKGKKLDDKFSELAKTKSIDPSAKNNGGDLPYATASDLVPEYYNAAKKLKKGEISAPVKSNFGYHIIMTQDIKEQRQGSLEEARASIDNGLRNQKQQELLKAQTEKMLKDANLKMK, encoded by the coding sequence ATGAAAAAATTATCATTAGTTTTAGCAGGAATTTTTTGTGGTCTTAGCCTAAATGCAGCTACAATTGCAACTTATAATGGTGGTGAGATTACTAGCGAAGAAGTAGCACCATATTTAGCACAATTAACTCAAAATCAAATTCAAGATATTTCTGTGCTACCAAAAGAAGCTCAAGAAGGTTTAATAAAAGAAATTTTAATAAAAAAATTATTAGCAAAAGAAGCTATTAAAAATAAATACGACCAAAGCAAAGAATTTAAAACAATCTTAGCAAGTGCTAAAGAAATTTTATTAGCTCAAGAATACTTATTACAACAATTTAAAAGTATTAAAATAAGTGATAAAGAAATAAAAGATTATTATAATTCACATTTACAAGACTTTGTATTACCAGAAGCAGTTAAAACAAAGCATATTTTAGTAAAAAGTGAAAAAGAAGCAAAGGACATAATTGCTCAATTAAAAGGCTTAAAAGGTAAAAAGCTTGATGATAAATTCAGCGAATTAGCAAAAACAAAATCAATTGACCCAAGTGCAAAAAATAATGGCGGTGATTTACCGTATGCAACAGCAAGTGATTTAGTGCCAGAGTATTATAACGCTGCAAAAAAACTTAAAAAGGGTGAAATTTCAGCTCCTGTAAAATCAAATTTTGGTTATCATATAATAATGACACAGGATATAAAAGAGCAAAGACAAGGCTCACTTGAAGAAGCAAGAGCAAGTATTGATAATGGTTTAAGAAACCAAAAACAACAAGAATTATTAAAAGCTCAAACAGAAAAAATGTTAAAAGATGCTAATTTAAAAATGAAATAA
- a CDS encoding ComEC/Rec2 family competence protein, translating into MICVMQLASKRIYKLQKRHFAFIYFVLFVVFCLNVHLKFLDFCEFLMQDRYILKVLKNYEKSKNNKNYYVLHLAYKDVIIYTTTKQKINSNKISINFAAKNKLDFYDYLKARFYLPSYKIQEEKQEDEKALISYFKKQHSDKKMQEFYLALFFAKPISNELRTDVNYYGIAHLLAISGYHLGLIYSILFFTLMYFYKYLQKRFFPYRSIHLDLAIVIFIFLFFYFILIGQVASFFRSFVMAIVAFYFVLKSIKLLSFSHLFLCFMICISLNPSFLFNIGFFFSCLGVFYIFLFLHHFKFKSLLNALYFESFVFLAMIIPVLYFFPLISFQQFLAILITPLFVVFYPLVLFLHIINCGALFDGYLLKFLAFKMAGDYFHLEFKYFILYLILSFLAIFNKHLLIIISIINILCFIVLL; encoded by the coding sequence GTGATTTGTGTAATGCAACTTGCAAGCAAGAGAATTTATAAATTACAAAAAAGACATTTTGCCTTTATTTATTTTGTTTTATTTGTAGTTTTTTGCCTTAATGTGCATTTAAAATTTTTAGATTTTTGTGAATTTTTAATGCAGGATAGATATATTTTAAAAGTTTTAAAAAATTATGAAAAAAGCAAAAATAACAAAAATTATTATGTCTTACACCTTGCTTATAAAGATGTAATAATCTATACAACCACAAAGCAAAAAATCAACTCAAATAAAATAAGTATAAATTTTGCTGCTAAAAATAAACTAGATTTTTATGATTATTTAAAGGCTAGATTTTATTTACCTAGTTATAAAATACAAGAAGAAAAACAAGAAGATGAAAAGGCATTAATTAGCTATTTTAAAAAGCAGCATAGTGATAAAAAAATGCAAGAATTTTATCTTGCTTTATTTTTTGCAAAGCCAATTTCAAACGAACTTAGAACTGATGTTAATTATTATGGAATTGCACATTTATTAGCAATTTCTGGATATCACTTAGGGCTTATTTATTCAATATTATTTTTTACGCTTATGTATTTTTATAAATACTTACAAAAAAGATTTTTTCCTTATCGTTCAATACATTTGGATTTGGCTATAGTGATTTTTATATTTTTATTCTTTTATTTTATTTTAATTGGGCAAGTGGCTAGTTTTTTTCGTTCTTTTGTAATGGCAATTGTGGCTTTTTATTTTGTGCTTAAATCTATAAAACTGCTTTCTTTTTCGCATTTATTTTTATGTTTTATGATTTGTATTAGTCTTAATCCATCTTTTTTATTTAATATAGGTTTTTTCTTTTCTTGTCTTGGAGTGTTTTATATATTTTTATTTTTACATCATTTTAAATTTAAATCTTTGCTTAATGCTTTGTATTTTGAAAGCTTTGTGTTTTTAGCGATGATTATTCCTGTTTTATATTTTTTTCCACTAATTAGTTTTCAACAATTTTTAGCTATTTTAATTACGCCTTTATTTGTTGTTTTTTACCCTTTAGTTTTATTTTTACATATTATAAATTGTGGTGCTTTATTTGATGGATATTTATTAAAATTCTTAGCTTTTAAAATGGCAGGAGATTATTTTCATTTGGAATTTAAATATTTTATTTTATACTTAATTTTATCTTTTTTAGCTATTTTTAATAAACACTTGCTTATTATTATAAGTATCATAAATATTTTATGTTTTATAGTTTTATTATGA
- the nth gene encoding endonuclease III codes for MQRKLEIKKRILEHFKDAKTELVFSNDYELLIAVMLSAQCLDSRVNLITPSLFSHYKNAQELANANLMSVKELIKSCNFYQNKAKNLILMAKEVCNKHNGKIPLNYDDLISLAGVGKKTAKVVLAESLGLNYFPVDTHIFRVAHRLKLSNKKTPDECSTHLEKVFKSDLAKLHQAMVLFGRYICKAKKPECSKCFLSDLCNATCKQENL; via the coding sequence ATGCAAAGAAAGTTAGAAATTAAAAAAAGAATTTTAGAGCATTTTAAAGATGCTAAAACAGAACTAGTGTTTTCAAATGATTATGAATTATTAATTGCGGTTATGCTATCAGCTCAATGTCTTGATAGTAGAGTAAATTTAATAACTCCTAGTCTATTTTCACATTACAAAAATGCGCAAGAATTGGCAAATGCGAATTTGATGAGTGTAAAAGAATTAATTAAATCTTGCAATTTTTATCAAAATAAAGCAAAGAATTTAATCTTAATGGCTAAGGAAGTTTGCAATAAACATAACGGAAAAATACCTTTAAATTACGATGATTTAATATCTTTAGCAGGAGTTGGTAAAAAGACTGCTAAAGTAGTTTTAGCTGAAAGCTTGGGGCTTAATTATTTTCCTGTAGATACGCATATTTTTAGAGTTGCACATAGATTAAAATTAAGTAATAAAAAAACTCCCGATGAATGCTCAACTCATTTAGAAAAAGTCTTTAAAAGTGATTTAGCAAAGCTTCATCAAGCTATGGTTTTATTTGGTAGATATATTTGTAAGGCTAAAAAACCAGAATGTTCTAAATGCTTTTTAAGTGATTTGTGTAATGCAACTTGCAAGCAAGAGAATTTATAA
- the fbaA gene encoding class II fructose-bisphosphate aldolase: MGVFDFLKAGVVYGKDLEKLYAYAKENEFAIPAVNVVGTNSINAALSAAKEANSPIIIQFSNGGAAFFSGKTLNNPVLGAIAGAKYIHEVAKEYGVAVVIHTDHAAKKLLPWIDELIKANKEFYDLHKKPLFSSHMLDLSEESLEENIELSCEYFKKFNELEIGIEIELGCTGGEEDGVDNTNIDNAKLYTQPIDVAKAHERLAKIGSNYTIAASFGNVHGVYKPGNVRLEPIILKNCQEFLAKGKKTLNFVFHGGSGSEAEKIKEAISYGVIKMNIDTDTQWAFWDGVRNYESKNHGYLQGQIGNPEGDDKPNKKYYDPRVWLNAGEKTMQARLMQAFKELNCLNRN; encoded by the coding sequence ATGGGCGTTTTTGATTTTTTAAAAGCAGGCGTTGTTTATGGAAAAGATTTAGAAAAATTATATGCCTATGCAAAGGAAAATGAGTTTGCAATTCCTGCGGTAAATGTTGTGGGTACAAACTCAATTAATGCAGCTTTAAGCGCAGCAAAAGAAGCAAATTCACCTATTATTATTCAGTTTAGTAATGGTGGAGCAGCTTTTTTTAGTGGCAAGACTTTAAACAATCCTGTTTTAGGCGCTATTGCAGGTGCAAAATATATTCACGAAGTTGCTAAAGAATATGGCGTTGCTGTAGTTATTCATACCGACCATGCAGCAAAAAAACTTTTACCTTGGATTGATGAATTAATAAAAGCAAATAAAGAATTTTATGATTTACATAAAAAGCCGCTTTTTAGTTCTCATATGCTTGATTTAAGCGAAGAAAGTTTAGAAGAAAATATAGAGCTTTCATGCGAGTATTTTAAAAAATTTAATGAGCTTGAAATAGGCATCGAAATAGAGCTAGGTTGCACAGGTGGAGAAGAAGATGGGGTGGATAATACAAATATTGATAATGCAAAATTATACACCCAGCCAATTGATGTAGCAAAGGCGCATGAGCGTTTAGCAAAAATCGGTAGTAATTACACAATAGCAGCATCTTTTGGTAATGTGCATGGAGTTTATAAACCAGGAAATGTGCGTTTAGAGCCTATTATTTTGAAAAATTGTCAAGAATTTTTAGCTAAGGGTAAAAAGACTTTAAATTTCGTATTCCACGGTGGTAGTGGCAGCGAAGCAGAAAAAATAAAAGAGGCAATTAGCTATGGGGTTATTAAAATGAACATTGATACAGATACTCAATGGGCATTTTGGGATGGTGTTAGAAATTATGAAAGTAAAAATCATGGATATTTACAAGGGCAAATCGGAAATCCAGAAGGTGATGATAAGCCAAATAAAAAATATTACGACCCAAGAGTGTGGCTAAATGCAGGTGAAAAAACTATGCAAGCAAGATTAATGCAAGCATTTAAAGAATTAAATTGTTTAAATAGGAACTAA